Genomic segment of Sphingopyxis sp. QXT-31:
TCGCGACGGGGTGGGCAAGAACCGCGGCGGGACTGCCCACCCCGCTACAGCTAGACAGCAAGCTGCCAAGCCTCGCTGCCCCTCCCGCGAGCGGGAGGGGGGAAAATCACGCCAACTCGACAGTCGTCACCATATACCCCGCCTCACGCAAGGCTGCGACCAGGCTGTCGAGATGCTCGCGGTCGCGCGCTTCGCATTCGATGTCGGTAATCAGGCCCTTCGCCGGCAGCGTGGTGAAGATGCGCTGGTGATAGATTTCGATGATGTTGACCTGCTTCTCGTCGAACAGCTTCATCACCTTGAACAGCGCGCCCGGCCGGTCCTGCAGCCGAATGCGCAGCCGCGCGATGCGCCCCGAGCGCGCAAGGTCGCGCAGCAGCACGTTGGCGAGCAGCCGTGTATCGATATTGCCCCCGGTCAGCACCAGCCCGACCTTCCGCCCCTTGAACTCCTCGGGATGCGCGAGCATCGCCGCGAGGCCCGCCGCCCCCGCGCCCTCGACCACGGTCTTCTCGATCTGCAGCAACAGGCTCACCGCGCGCTCCAGATGGCGCTCGGCGACCAGCACGATATCGTCGTTGAGTTCGGCGACCAACTTGCGGGTGTACGAACCCGGCTCCTTCACCGCGATGCCCTCGGCCAGCGTATCGCCCTCGCACGCCATGTCGACGCCGTTCAGCTCGGCGTACATCGACGGATAAAGCTCGGCCTGCACGCCGACGAGGCGCATGTCGTTCTTGATCCCGCGCGCCGAGGTGCCCATGCCCGCGAGCAGCCCGCCGCCGCCGATCGGCACGATCAAGGTATCAAGCTCGGGCACATCCTCGAGCATTTCGAGCGCGACCGTCCCCTGCCCCGCCGCGACATGCGGATGGTCGAAGGGATGCACGAAGGTCAGCGCGCGTTCCTTTTCCAGCACGCGCGCATGCGCATAAGCATCGTCGAAACTCTCGCCGTGCAGCACGATCGTCGCGCCATGGCTCGCGGTCTGCGACACCTTTACCTGCGGCGTCGTGCTCGGCATCACGATCGTGACCGGCACGCCGAGCCGCTTGCCATGATAGGCCAGCCCCTGTGCATGATTGCCCGCCGACGCCGCGATCGCGCCGCGCGCCTTCGCCTCGTCGTCGAGCAGCAGCAGCGCATTGAGCGCGCCGCGCTCCTTATAGGCCGCGGTGAACTGGAGATTCTCGAACTTCAGCCACACCTCGGCGCCGACCAGCTCGGACAGCGTCTGCGAATGCAGCGTCGGCGTCCGCACGACCGCGCCCTCAATTCGCCCCGCCGCCGCACGCACATCGTCCAATGTGATCGCCGGAAGCTCGGCGGCGGGGGTCAGGGTGAGTTGATCGGTCATAGGCGGCGGCCCTACCGTCATGCTCCCCTCCCTGCAAGGGAGGGGTTGGGGGTGGGTCGGACCAAGGCGCAGGAAAAGCGGCGGTCCGGCATCGAGCCCGCCCGCCGCTTCACCCATCCCTTGCCCCTCCCTCGCAGGGAGGGGTGGTTCTCGACAACAACCATGGGTATGGACCCCATATGAGCGAAC
This window contains:
- a CDS encoding threonine ammonia-lyase, which produces MTDQLTLTPAAELPAITLDDVRAAAGRIEGAVVRTPTLHSQTLSELVGAEVWLKFENLQFTAAYKERGALNALLLLDDEAKARGAIAASAGNHAQGLAYHGKRLGVPVTIVMPSTTPQVKVSQTASHGATIVLHGESFDDAYAHARVLEKERALTFVHPFDHPHVAAGQGTVALEMLEDVPELDTLIVPIGGGGLLAGMGTSARGIKNDMRLVGVQAELYPSMYAELNGVDMACEGDTLAEGIAVKEPGSYTRKLVAELNDDIVLVAERHLERAVSLLLQIEKTVVEGAGAAGLAAMLAHPEEFKGRKVGLVLTGGNIDTRLLANVLLRDLARSGRIARLRIRLQDRPGALFKVMKLFDEKQVNIIEIYHQRIFTTLPAKGLITDIECEARDREHLDSLVAALREAGYMVTTVELA